Proteins encoded within one genomic window of Streptomyces profundus:
- a CDS encoding YifB family Mg chelatase-like AAA ATPase, producing the protein MAFARTCAVALVGVEGVVVEVQADLEPGVAAFSLVGLADKSLSESRDRVRAAVVNSGTAWPQKKLTVGLSPAAVPKCGSGFDLAVACAVLAAAERIDPRSIADVMMIGELGLDGRVRPVRGVLPAVLTAAGAGYRQVVVPEQTVAEAALVPEVAVLGVRSLRQLIALLSDEPVPDEPVEEEPAGSRLPLGSGWGQPPAGDLFSPLPDGRTPDLAEVSGQSLARKALEVAAAGRHHLLLKGAPGAGKTMLAERLPGLLPPLTRQESLEVSAVHSVSGSLPTGRPLIDRPPYCSPHHSASMPALVGGGSGVPRPGAISLAHHGVLFLDEAAEMSSQALDALRQPLESGCVVVARAAGVVRMPARVLLVMATNPCPCGRHGSPLGDCECLPSTVRRYRARLSGPLLDRVDLRVPVEPVSRAELIAPACGGESTARVAGRVLAARARAAARFADTPWRTNSEVPGHELRTRWAPSPGALDRAERDMDRGLLTARGLDRVLRVAWTVADLAEHDRPSALDVDAALELRTGVRRGSGLAGSLS; encoded by the coding sequence ATGGCCTTCGCACGCACCTGTGCCGTCGCCCTGGTCGGGGTGGAGGGCGTCGTGGTCGAGGTACAGGCCGATCTGGAGCCGGGCGTGGCGGCGTTCTCCCTGGTGGGGCTCGCTGACAAGTCGCTCAGCGAGAGCCGGGACCGGGTGCGGGCCGCCGTGGTCAACTCCGGCACGGCCTGGCCGCAGAAGAAGCTCACGGTGGGCCTGAGTCCGGCCGCCGTCCCCAAGTGCGGCAGCGGGTTCGATCTCGCCGTCGCCTGCGCCGTGTTGGCCGCCGCCGAGCGGATCGATCCCCGGTCGATCGCCGATGTGATGATGATCGGCGAGCTGGGCCTGGACGGGCGGGTGCGCCCGGTGCGCGGGGTGCTCCCCGCCGTGCTCACGGCGGCCGGGGCCGGCTATCGCCAGGTGGTGGTGCCGGAGCAGACGGTGGCCGAGGCCGCGCTGGTGCCCGAGGTGGCGGTGCTCGGGGTGCGCAGCCTGCGGCAGTTGATCGCGCTGCTCTCCGACGAGCCGGTGCCCGATGAGCCGGTGGAGGAGGAGCCGGCCGGCTCCCGGCTCCCGCTGGGCTCCGGCTGGGGCCAGCCGCCGGCCGGCGATCTCTTCAGCCCGCTCCCCGACGGCCGCACGCCGGATCTGGCGGAGGTCTCCGGCCAGTCGCTGGCCCGCAAGGCGCTGGAGGTCGCCGCCGCCGGCCGGCACCATCTGCTGCTCAAGGGCGCCCCAGGCGCGGGGAAGACGATGCTGGCCGAGCGGCTCCCCGGGCTGTTGCCGCCGCTGACCAGGCAGGAGTCGCTTGAGGTCAGCGCGGTGCATTCGGTGAGCGGCTCGCTGCCGACGGGCCGGCCCCTGATCGATCGGCCGCCCTACTGCTCCCCCCACCACTCCGCCTCCATGCCCGCCCTGGTCGGCGGCGGCAGCGGAGTGCCCCGTCCCGGCGCGATCTCGCTGGCCCACCACGGCGTGCTCTTCCTGGACGAGGCCGCCGAGATGAGCAGCCAGGCGCTGGACGCGCTGCGCCAACCCCTGGAGTCGGGCTGTGTGGTGGTGGCGCGCGCGGCGGGCGTGGTGCGGATGCCGGCCAGGGTGCTGCTGGTCATGGCCACCAACCCCTGCCCCTGCGGGCGCCATGGCTCTCCGCTGGGGGACTGCGAATGCCTGCCCAGCACGGTGCGCCGGTATCGGGCCAGGCTCTCGGGGCCGCTGCTCGACCGGGTGGATCTGCGCGTCCCGGTGGAGCCGGTGAGCCGGGCCGAGCTGATCGCCCCGGCCTGCGGCGGCGAGTCGACGGCGCGGGTCGCGGGGCGGGTGCTCGCCGCGCGGGCGCGCGCGGCGGCTCGGTTCGCCGACACCCCCTGGCGCACCAACAGCGAGGTTCCGGGCCACGAGCTGCGCACCCGGTGGGCGCCATCGCCCGGAGCGCTGGACAGGGCCGAGCGGGACATGGATCGCGGGCTGCTCACGGCCCGAGGGCTCGACCGGGTGCTGCGGGTCGCGTGGACGGTGGCCGATCTCGCCGAACACGACCGCCCCTCCGCCCTCGATGTGGACGCGGCCCTGGAGCTGCGGACGGGCGTGCGGCGCGGCTCGGGCCTCGCGGGGAGTCTGTCGTGA
- a CDS encoding YraN family protein → MNQRGALGRFGEDLAVRRLRRSGMTVLERNWRCSAGEIDIVAADRSAGPALVVCEVKTRRARGFQHPMAGLSPSQARRLRALAQRWLCERWLAAHPAPPPGGVRIDLIGVLLPERGAARVEHVRGVA, encoded by the coding sequence ATGAATCAGCGAGGTGCGCTGGGCCGCTTCGGCGAGGATCTCGCCGTGCGGCGGCTGCGACGGTCGGGAATGACCGTCCTTGAGAGGAACTGGCGCTGTAGCGCCGGGGAGATCGACATCGTGGCGGCGGATCGGTCGGCCGGTCCCGCGCTGGTGGTCTGCGAGGTGAAGACGCGCAGGGCCCGCGGGTTCCAACATCCGATGGCGGGGCTCTCGCCCTCCCAGGCACGGCGGCTGCGCGCGCTGGCGCAGCGGTGGCTCTGCGAGCGCTGGCTCGCGGCACACCCGGCGCCGCCGCCCGGCGGCGTCCGGATCGACCTGATCGGGGTGCTGCTGCCCGAGCGCGGCGCCGCGCGGGTGGAGCATGTCAGGGGGGTGGCGTGA
- the rpsB gene encoding 30S ribosomal protein S2 has translation MAVVTMRELLESGVHFGHQTRRWNPKMKRFIFTERNGIYIIDLLQSLSYIDRAYEFVKETVAHGGTVMFVGTKKQAQQAIAEQATRVGMPYVNQRWLGGMLTNFSTVHKRLQRLKELEQIDFEDVAASGLTKKELLVLSREKAKLEKTLGGIREMQKVPSAVWIVDTKKEHIAVGEARKLNIPVVAILDTNCDPDEVDYKIPGNDDAIRSVTLLTRVIADGVAEGLIARSGASQAKDGEKPAGEPLPEWERELLTGAEEKAEEKPAEAPAEASAEAEAPAAEAAPAVAEPVAEAAPAAEGEPAAEAQPAGESA, from the coding sequence ATGGCCGTCGTCACGATGCGGGAGCTGCTTGAGAGCGGCGTCCACTTCGGGCACCAGACCCGCCGCTGGAACCCGAAGATGAAGCGTTTCATCTTCACCGAGCGCAACGGCATCTACATCATCGACCTGCTCCAGTCGCTGTCGTACATCGACCGCGCCTACGAGTTCGTCAAGGAGACCGTCGCGCACGGCGGTACCGTCATGTTCGTCGGTACCAAGAAGCAGGCCCAGCAGGCCATCGCCGAGCAGGCGACCCGCGTGGGCATGCCCTATGTGAACCAGCGCTGGCTGGGCGGCATGCTCACCAACTTCTCGACGGTGCACAAGCGGCTGCAGCGCCTCAAGGAGCTGGAGCAGATCGACTTCGAGGATGTGGCCGCCTCCGGCCTCACCAAGAAGGAGCTCCTCGTCCTCTCCCGCGAGAAGGCCAAGCTGGAGAAGACCCTGGGCGGCATCCGCGAGATGCAGAAGGTGCCGAGCGCCGTCTGGATCGTGGACACCAAGAAGGAGCACATCGCCGTTGGCGAGGCTCGCAAGCTGAACATCCCGGTGGTCGCGATCCTCGACACCAACTGCGACCCGGACGAGGTCGACTACAAGATCCCGGGCAACGACGACGCGATCCGTTCGGTCACCCTGCTCACGCGGGTCATCGCCGACGGCGTCGCCGAGGGTCTGATCGCCCGCTCGGGTGCCTCGCAGGCCAAGGACGGCGAGAAGCCGGCCGGCGAGCCGCTGCCCGAGTGGGAGCGCGAGCTGCTCACCGGCGCCGAGGAGAAGGCCGAGGAGAAGCCTGCTGAGGCGCCGGCCGAGGCTTCCGCCGAGGCCGAGGCCCCCGCTGCGGAGGCCGCTCCCGCCGTGGCCGAGCCCGTCGCCGAGGCGGCGCCCGCCGCCGAGGGTGAGCCGGCCGCCGAGGCGCAGCCCGCCGGCGAGTCCGCCTGA
- the tsf gene encoding translation elongation factor Ts, translating to MANFTAADVKKLRELSGAGMMDCKKALDEAEGDVTKAVEILRVKGQKGVAKRESRTAENGAVVVVLADDNASGVLVELKCETDFVAKGDKFQAVAQQVADHVFATAPADIEALLGSEIEPGKTVQVLVDEANATLGEKIVLDRFARLTGGYVASYLHRTSPDLPPQVGVLVQLDGENAEVAKDLAQHIAAFAPRFLSRDEVPADVVENERRIAEATAREEGKPEAALSRIVDGRINGFFKEHVVVDQPFAKDNKKSVQKILTEAGVSLQGFARFRVGA from the coding sequence ATGGCGAACTTCACCGCCGCCGACGTCAAGAAGCTCCGTGAGCTTTCCGGCGCCGGCATGATGGACTGCAAGAAGGCGCTGGACGAGGCCGAGGGCGACGTCACCAAGGCCGTGGAGATCCTGCGCGTCAAGGGCCAGAAGGGCGTGGCCAAGCGCGAGAGCCGCACGGCGGAGAACGGCGCCGTCGTCGTCGTTCTCGCCGACGACAACGCCTCGGGCGTGCTGGTCGAGCTGAAGTGCGAGACGGACTTCGTCGCCAAGGGCGACAAGTTCCAGGCGGTGGCCCAGCAGGTCGCCGACCACGTCTTCGCGACCGCGCCGGCCGACATCGAGGCGCTCCTCGGCTCCGAGATCGAGCCGGGCAAGACCGTCCAGGTGCTGGTCGACGAGGCCAACGCCACCCTGGGCGAGAAGATCGTGCTGGACCGCTTCGCGCGGCTGACCGGCGGCTATGTGGCCAGCTACCTGCACCGCACCAGCCCCGACCTGCCCCCGCAGGTGGGCGTGTTGGTCCAGCTGGACGGCGAGAACGCCGAGGTCGCCAAGGATCTCGCGCAGCACATCGCCGCCTTCGCGCCGCGCTTCCTGAGCCGCGACGAGGTGCCCGCCGACGTGGTGGAGAACGAGCGCCGCATCGCCGAGGCCACCGCGCGCGAGGAGGGCAAGCCGGAGGCCGCCCTCTCCAGGATCGTGGACGGCCGGATCAACGGCTTCTTCAAGGAGCACGTGGTGGTGGACCAGCCGTTCGCCAAGGACAACAAGAAGTCGGTGCAGAAGATCCTGACCGAGGCCGGCGTCAGCCTCCAGGGCTTCGCGCGCTTCCGCGTCGGGGCCTGA
- the pyrH gene encoding UMP kinase yields MNQDDNKPRRFLLKLSGEAFAGGGGLGVDPDVVHKMAREIAAVVRDGAQIAVVIGGGNFFRGAELQQRGMDRARSDYMGMLGTVMNCLALQDFLEKEGIDSRVQTAITMGQVAEPYIPLRAVRHLEKGRVVIFGAGMGMPYFSTDTTAAQRALEIHAEALLMGKNGVDGVYDSDPARNADAVKFDALDYGEVITRDLRVADSTAITLCRDNQLPILVFELLAEGNIARAVKGEKIGTLVNSQGQRA; encoded by the coding sequence ATGAACCAGGACGACAACAAACCCCGCCGATTTCTGCTGAAGCTGTCGGGTGAGGCATTCGCGGGCGGCGGTGGGCTCGGTGTCGATCCCGATGTCGTGCACAAGATGGCCAGAGAGATCGCGGCCGTGGTGCGCGACGGTGCGCAGATCGCGGTGGTGATCGGCGGCGGGAACTTCTTCCGTGGCGCCGAGCTGCAGCAGCGCGGGATGGACCGGGCGCGCTCCGACTACATGGGGATGCTGGGCACGGTGATGAACTGCCTGGCCCTCCAGGACTTCCTGGAGAAGGAGGGCATCGACTCCCGGGTGCAGACCGCCATCACCATGGGGCAGGTCGCGGAGCCGTACATTCCGCTGCGCGCCGTGCGGCACTTGGAGAAGGGGCGCGTCGTGATCTTCGGCGCCGGCATGGGCATGCCCTACTTCTCCACCGACACCACGGCCGCCCAACGGGCCCTGGAGATCCATGCCGAGGCGCTGCTGATGGGAAAGAACGGGGTGGACGGGGTGTACGACTCCGATCCGGCCCGCAACGCGGACGCGGTGAAGTTCGACGCGCTGGACTACGGCGAGGTGATCACCCGGGATCTCCGGGTGGCCGACTCCACCGCGATCACCCTGTGCCGGGACAACCAACTGCCGATTCTTGTCTTCGAACTGCTCGCGGAGGGCAATATCGCCCGTGCGGTAAAGGGTGAGAAGATCGGCACGCTCGTCAACAGCCAGGGCCAGCGGGCCTGA
- the frr gene encoding ribosome recycling factor → MIEEALLEAEEKMEKAVVVVKEDLAAIRTGRAHPAMFNKIVAEYYGTMTPINQLASFSVPEARMAVVTPFDKSALRNIEQAIRDSDLGVNPTNDGHIIRVVFPDLTEERRREYIKVAKTKGEDAKISIRGVRRKAKELIDKAIKDGDVGEDEGRRGEKELDETTAKHVAQVDELLKHKEAELLEV, encoded by the coding sequence GTGATCGAAGAAGCCCTCCTCGAAGCCGAGGAGAAGATGGAGAAGGCGGTCGTGGTCGTCAAGGAGGATCTGGCGGCGATCCGCACCGGCCGAGCCCACCCGGCGATGTTCAACAAGATCGTGGCCGAGTACTACGGCACCATGACCCCGATCAACCAGCTGGCGTCGTTCTCCGTGCCGGAGGCGCGGATGGCGGTGGTGACCCCGTTCGACAAGAGCGCGCTGCGCAATATCGAGCAGGCGATCCGGGATTCGGATCTGGGGGTCAACCCGACCAACGACGGTCATATCATCCGCGTGGTCTTCCCCGATCTGACGGAGGAGCGCCGCCGGGAGTACATCAAGGTCGCCAAGACCAAGGGCGAGGACGCCAAGATCTCCATTCGCGGGGTGCGGCGCAAGGCCAAGGAACTGATCGACAAGGCGATCAAGGACGGCGACGTCGGCGAGGACGAGGGCCGGCGCGGTGAGAAGGAGTTGGACGAGACCACCGCCAAGCATGTGGCGCAGGTCGACGAGTTGCTCAAGCACAAGGAAGCCGAGCTGCTCGAAGTCTGA
- a CDS encoding phosphatidate cytidylyltransferase, with product MNESTRGSSPATGQSPPARPPGPPQRKRAGRDLRAAVAVGVALGAVVLAVLFAYKPAFLVVIAAAVVVGLWELSTRLAERKQLRVPLPPLAAGGVAMVVAGYLEGAEGAWSAMALTVLAVLLWRMFQSPENYLRDVTAGVFAAFYVPFLATFVALMLAADDGHRRVLVFILLTVVSDTGAYAVGWRFGRRKLAPRISPGKTREGLAGAVLFATVAGAVSMATLIDDGTWWQGVLLGLGVAISATLGDLGESMIKRDLGIKDMGTLLPGHGGIMDRLDSLLPTAPVAWLLLLVFVGAG from the coding sequence GTGAATGAATCAACCCGGGGGTCGTCCCCGGCCACCGGGCAGTCGCCGCCGGCCAGGCCCCCCGGCCCTCCGCAGCGGAAGCGCGCGGGCCGCGACCTCCGCGCCGCCGTGGCGGTGGGGGTGGCGCTCGGCGCGGTCGTGCTGGCCGTGCTCTTCGCCTACAAGCCGGCCTTCCTCGTGGTGATAGCCGCAGCCGTGGTCGTCGGCCTGTGGGAGCTGTCCACCCGCCTCGCCGAGCGCAAGCAACTGCGGGTGCCGCTGCCCCCGTTGGCCGCGGGCGGGGTGGCCATGGTGGTCGCCGGCTATCTTGAGGGCGCCGAGGGCGCCTGGTCCGCCATGGCGCTGACGGTGCTGGCGGTGTTGCTCTGGCGCATGTTCCAGTCCCCTGAGAACTATCTGCGGGATGTCACTGCCGGGGTCTTCGCCGCCTTCTATGTGCCGTTCCTGGCGACCTTTGTCGCGCTGATGCTGGCCGCGGACGACGGACACCGGCGGGTGCTGGTCTTCATACTTCTCACCGTGGTCAGCGACACCGGCGCCTACGCGGTGGGCTGGCGGTTCGGCCGGAGGAAGCTGGCGCCCAGGATCAGCCCGGGGAAGACGCGTGAGGGGCTGGCCGGCGCGGTGCTCTTCGCCACGGTGGCCGGCGCGGTGTCCATGGCGACGCTGATCGACGACGGCACCTGGTGGCAGGGCGTGCTGCTCGGTCTCGGGGTCGCCATCAGCGCGACCCTGGGGGACTTGGGCGAGTCGATGATCAAGCGTGACCTGGGCATCAAGGACATGGGCACGCTGCTGCCAGGACACGGCGGGATCATGGACCGCCTGGACTCTTTGCTGCCCACGGCGCCCGTCGCCTGGCTCCTGCTGCTGGTCTTCGTCGGCGCCGGCTGA